The following proteins are co-located in the Nocardioides piscis genome:
- a CDS encoding response regulator: MEKPRVLVVDDDFAVAALHRGFVELHGGFTVVGVAHDGVEALRLADETDPDLVLLDIHLPDMSGLEVLRQLRARPGRPFDVIAITAARELETVRTAMAGGVLHYLVKPFTAQVLRERLDDYLRRRAEIRRTEARETELDQDQVDRLLATSRRGQAAATPPKGLSRATMEAVRAALSASAGSASAQEIGDRVGVSRVSARRYLEHLVAEGHARVAPKYGASGRPENRYLWLP; this comes from the coding sequence ATGGAGAAGCCCCGCGTCCTCGTCGTCGACGACGACTTCGCCGTCGCCGCGCTGCACCGGGGGTTCGTCGAGCTCCACGGCGGGTTCACCGTGGTCGGCGTGGCCCACGACGGCGTCGAGGCGCTGCGCCTGGCCGACGAGACCGACCCCGACCTGGTGCTGCTCGACATCCACCTGCCCGACATGTCCGGGCTGGAGGTGCTGCGACAGCTGCGCGCCCGCCCCGGCCGGCCGTTCGACGTCATCGCGATCACCGCTGCCCGCGAGCTCGAGACCGTGCGGACCGCCATGGCAGGTGGGGTGCTCCACTACCTCGTCAAGCCGTTCACCGCCCAGGTGCTGCGCGAGCGGCTCGACGACTATCTCCGCCGCCGGGCCGAGATCCGGCGCACCGAGGCACGCGAGACCGAGCTCGACCAGGACCAGGTCGACCGGCTGCTCGCCACGTCCCGACGCGGACAGGCTGCGGCCACGCCGCCCAAGGGCCTCTCCCGCGCCACCATGGAAGCTGTCCGCGCAGCGCTCTCGGCGAGTGCCGGCTCCGCCTCCGCCCAGGAGATCGGCGACCGCGTGGGCGTCTCGCGGGTCAGCGCCCGCCGCTATCTCGAGCACCTCGTCGCCGAGGGCCACGCCCGGGTCGCTCCGAAGTACGGCGCCAGCGGCCGCCCCGAGAACCGCTATCTCTGGCTCCCCTGA
- a CDS encoding class I SAM-dependent methyltransferase, with product MSDEQPDAKRLADSFGAVAQSYDRGRPAYPAEAAAWLLAGEARIVLELGAGTGKLTRELVDQGHAVFATDKDPAMLEVLKQRVPEVSAKVAAAEEIPANDRSVDVVVAAQSFHWFDRDRALPEIARVLRPGGHVALVWNLFDQRIPWVRKLVQAMGEDNVTTSSHEALADSDLFGEVESKTFAFWQDITRDTLVDIAASHSHVAALPEDEREARLDAVRALYDDYGRGHDGMQLPYVVECFRAQVVDQRDTGVEVASETTTEEGSGASQERPIISDGTDTDMLLIDFR from the coding sequence GTGAGTGACGAGCAGCCCGACGCCAAGCGCCTCGCCGACTCCTTCGGCGCCGTGGCGCAGTCCTATGACCGCGGTCGCCCGGCCTATCCCGCTGAGGCAGCAGCGTGGCTCCTGGCCGGTGAGGCGAGGATCGTGCTCGAGCTCGGCGCCGGGACGGGCAAGCTGACGCGCGAGCTGGTCGACCAGGGTCACGCAGTCTTCGCCACCGACAAGGACCCGGCGATGCTCGAGGTCCTCAAGCAGCGCGTGCCCGAGGTCAGCGCGAAGGTCGCGGCCGCCGAGGAGATCCCCGCCAACGACCGCAGTGTCGACGTCGTGGTCGCAGCGCAGTCCTTCCACTGGTTCGACCGCGACCGGGCGCTGCCCGAGATCGCGCGCGTGCTGCGGCCCGGCGGCCACGTCGCCCTGGTGTGGAACCTCTTCGACCAGCGCATCCCCTGGGTGCGCAAGCTCGTGCAGGCGATGGGCGAGGACAACGTCACCACCAGCTCCCACGAGGCCCTCGCCGACAGCGACCTCTTCGGCGAGGTCGAGTCGAAGACGTTCGCCTTCTGGCAGGACATCACCCGAGACACCCTCGTCGACATCGCCGCCTCCCACTCCCACGTCGCCGCCCTGCCCGAGGACGAGCGCGAGGCCCGGCTGGATGCCGTGCGTGCGCTGTACGACGACTACGGCCGCGGCCACGACGGCATGCAGCTGCCCTATGTCGTCGAGTGCTTCCGCGCCCAGGTCGTCGACCAGCGCGACACGGGCGTGGAGGTCGCGAGCGAGACGACAACCGAAGAGGGCTCTGGCGCGTCACAGGAGCGTCCGATCATCTCGGACGGCACCGACACCGACATGCTGCTCATCGACTTCCGCTAG
- a CDS encoding calcium-binding protein, whose product MRRTTSIIAATLLGAALLTTPLAGAAEETCRGVAATIVGTGQRLVGTEGRDVMVTDRAEIIESLGGDDLICVRGPGWNSNLVDVDAGAGNDVVDSTAMARHYYLTAILGDGADTFVGGAGDETVLAGAAAGPDGEVPSEVERDVIETGAGGDDVTSGGPGLPNDDSILTGSGDDYVTWSGTMGAQGMLDGGDGTDMLRPLASGQTFTIDLSAQTITRDGVPTAAFSSFQALSVKPEPGLGTVEIIGTDGVDPVDVSGAAIVHADLRGGDDHLRLFETVPGSRLDLGAGTDWVAVSSRDGSVDLDLSLGDLVVDGVFAAPLAGIEEAYVSAREVTLTGNDQANSLSASGCVAHVDGRGGKDYLDHGNYDFSTDTGYSCDRGRVTLRGGSGNDRVDGSKHADLISGGPGNDQVDAGPALQGKNRVWGGRGNDQLVGGGDRDVLIGGAGSDRLDASRKADVLRGGKGKDGANGGPGRDLCRSEIRKSCER is encoded by the coding sequence ATGCGCCGTACGACCTCAATCATCGCTGCGACGCTCTTGGGCGCCGCACTCCTCACCACGCCACTTGCCGGTGCCGCCGAGGAGACCTGTCGCGGTGTGGCCGCGACCATCGTCGGGACCGGGCAGCGGCTCGTGGGCACCGAAGGTCGCGACGTCATGGTGACTGACAGGGCCGAGATCATCGAGTCGCTCGGTGGTGACGACCTGATCTGCGTACGAGGGCCGGGCTGGAACTCCAATCTTGTCGATGTCGATGCCGGCGCCGGCAACGACGTCGTGGACAGCACCGCGATGGCCAGGCACTACTACCTCACCGCGATTCTCGGGGACGGTGCCGACACCTTCGTGGGTGGTGCCGGGGACGAGACTGTCCTGGCAGGGGCCGCGGCTGGTCCCGACGGCGAGGTGCCCAGCGAGGTCGAGCGCGACGTGATTGAGACCGGCGCCGGTGGGGACGATGTCACGTCCGGAGGACCGGGTCTGCCCAACGACGACTCGATCCTGACGGGCAGTGGTGATGACTACGTGACGTGGTCCGGCACGATGGGAGCGCAAGGCATGCTCGACGGCGGTGACGGCACGGACATGCTGCGGCCGTTGGCCTCGGGACAGACCTTCACCATCGACCTCAGCGCACAAACCATCACCCGGGACGGAGTGCCGACAGCGGCGTTCAGCTCGTTCCAGGCATTGAGCGTGAAGCCCGAGCCGGGCCTCGGAACGGTGGAGATCATCGGCACCGACGGTGTCGACCCGGTCGATGTCAGCGGGGCCGCGATCGTGCACGCAGATCTGCGCGGGGGCGACGATCACCTCCGGCTGTTCGAGACCGTGCCAGGCAGCCGCCTCGACCTGGGGGCGGGAACCGACTGGGTGGCCGTCAGCTCCCGCGACGGCTCCGTCGACCTGGATCTGTCCCTGGGCGATCTCGTCGTGGACGGCGTCTTCGCGGCGCCGCTCGCCGGGATCGAAGAGGCCTACGTCTCCGCCCGTGAGGTCACCTTGACCGGCAACGACCAGGCCAACAGCCTCTCCGCGTCCGGCTGCGTGGCGCACGTCGACGGCCGCGGAGGCAAGGACTATCTCGATCATGGCAACTACGACTTCAGCACCGACACGGGCTATTCCTGCGACCGGGGTCGGGTCACGCTGCGTGGAGGCTCGGGCAACGACAGGGTCGACGGGAGCAAGCACGCCGACCTCATCTCCGGCGGCCCTGGCAACGACCAGGTCGATGCCGGCCCCGCCCTCCAGGGCAAGAACCGGGTCTGGGGCGGGCGCGGCAACGACCAGCTCGTCGGCGGGGGCGACCGCGACGTGCTCATCGGCGGAGCAGGCAGCGACCGGCTCGACGCCTCCAGGAAGGCCGACGTGCTGCGTGGCGGCAAGGGCAAGGACGGCGCCAACGGTGGCCCGGGTCGCGACCTGTGCCGCAGTGAGATCCGGAAGTCCTGCGAGCGCTGA
- a CDS encoding sensor histidine kinase, protein MISRLRPWRRTHLGTEADRATFRTLHTASLAAPALREGLTEASAERSLRHLRTLLGTPSAALTDTDRVLAWAGLGHHHAAEVERAIADLTDDASTRMVRADACEDGGCPVGELVISPLVVEEVLVGSLVVGAPTATGSLVRAANEVAAWVSGQLELASLDDSRTALMEAEVRALRAQISPHFIYNSLGAIASFVRTDPDRARELLLEFADFTRYSFRSHGAYTTLAEELRSVERYLLLEQARFGDRLKVVLKIAPEVLPVAIPFLCIQPLVENAVRHGLEASVDKADGVGQISITARDLGQECVIEVEDDGAGEDPERVRRALAGDATMDSVGLGNVDARLRNAYGDDHGLVVETAPGAGTKVVVRVPKFAPGVHA, encoded by the coding sequence ATGATCAGTCGGCTGCGCCCCTGGCGGCGCACCCACCTGGGCACCGAGGCCGACCGTGCCACCTTCCGCACCCTCCACACGGCGTCCCTGGCCGCCCCCGCCCTCCGCGAGGGCCTGACCGAGGCCAGCGCCGAGCGCAGCCTGCGGCACCTCCGGACGCTGCTCGGGACACCGTCGGCGGCGCTGACCGACACCGACCGGGTGCTCGCCTGGGCCGGCCTCGGCCACCACCACGCCGCGGAGGTCGAGCGGGCGATCGCCGACCTGACCGACGATGCGTCGACCCGGATGGTGCGGGCGGACGCCTGCGAGGACGGCGGCTGCCCCGTCGGCGAGCTGGTCATCAGCCCGCTCGTCGTCGAGGAGGTGCTCGTCGGCTCCCTGGTGGTGGGCGCGCCCACCGCGACCGGCAGCCTGGTCCGCGCCGCCAACGAAGTCGCCGCCTGGGTCTCGGGCCAGCTCGAGCTCGCCAGCCTCGACGACTCGAGGACCGCGCTGATGGAGGCCGAGGTGCGGGCGCTCAGGGCCCAGATCAGCCCCCACTTCATCTACAACTCCCTGGGCGCCATCGCCAGCTTCGTGCGCACCGACCCCGACCGGGCCCGCGAGCTGCTGCTCGAGTTCGCCGACTTCACCCGCTACTCCTTCCGCAGCCACGGCGCCTACACGACGCTGGCCGAGGAGCTTCGCTCGGTCGAGCGCTATCTCCTGCTCGAGCAGGCGCGCTTCGGCGACCGGCTCAAGGTGGTGCTCAAGATCGCGCCGGAGGTGCTGCCCGTCGCCATACCGTTCCTGTGCATCCAGCCGCTGGTCGAGAACGCGGTGCGTCATGGCCTGGAGGCCAGCGTCGACAAGGCCGACGGCGTCGGGCAGATCTCGATCACGGCGCGCGACCTCGGCCAGGAGTGCGTGATCGAGGTCGAGGACGACGGCGCGGGCGAGGACCCCGAGCGCGTACGCCGAGCGCTGGCCGGCGACGCGACGATGGACTCCGTCGGCCTCGGCAACGTCGACGCACGCCTGCGCAACGCCTATGGCGACGACCACGGCCTGGTCGTCGAGACGGCCCCGGGCGCCGGCACCAAGGTGGTCGTGCGGGTGCCGAAGTTCGCGCCGGGGGTGCACGCATGA
- a CDS encoding LytR/AlgR family response regulator transcription factor, whose translation MSLRVLVIDDELPALDELRFLLERDPRVASVQGCDSAAEALRILQGAEVDAVFLDIQMPGLTGLDLAQVLSRFKAPPAIVFVTAHEEHAVEAFDLHAVDYVLKPVREERLAEAVRRVVAGAGTTESGDTQIPVERGGVTRFIARSEVTHVEAQGDYARLHTAQGSHLVRTPLSTLAEDWAGAGFVRIHRSLLVALAHVSELRVDAGRASVVVAGQELPVSRRHTRELRELLTRQPR comes from the coding sequence ATGAGCCTTCGTGTCCTCGTCATCGACGACGAGCTGCCGGCCCTCGACGAGCTGCGGTTCCTGCTCGAGCGCGACCCCCGGGTGGCCAGCGTGCAGGGCTGCGACTCCGCCGCCGAGGCGCTGCGCATCCTGCAGGGAGCCGAGGTCGACGCGGTCTTCCTCGACATCCAGATGCCCGGCCTCACCGGCCTCGACCTCGCCCAGGTGTTGTCGCGCTTCAAGGCCCCGCCGGCCATCGTCTTCGTGACCGCCCACGAGGAGCACGCGGTGGAGGCGTTCGACCTCCACGCCGTGGACTACGTCCTCAAGCCGGTGCGGGAGGAGCGGCTCGCCGAGGCCGTCCGCCGGGTGGTCGCGGGTGCCGGCACCACCGAGAGCGGCGACACCCAGATCCCGGTCGAGCGCGGCGGCGTCACCCGCTTCATCGCGCGCAGCGAGGTGACGCACGTGGAGGCACAGGGTGACTACGCCAGGCTCCACACCGCACAGGGCTCCCACCTCGTTCGTACGCCGCTGTCGACCCTGGCCGAGGACTGGGCCGGCGCCGGGTTCGTCCGCATCCACCGCTCGCTGCTCGTCGCGCTGGCCCACGTCTCCGAGCTGCGCGTCGACGCCGGCCGGGCGAGCGTGGTGGTGGCCGGCCAGGAGCTCCCGGTCAGTCGCCGACACACCCGCGAGCTGCGCGAGCTCCTGACCCGACAGCCCCGGTGA
- a CDS encoding DUF485 domain-containing protein, whose amino-acid sequence MNDVPRVRVTGPPRKRAATTRRSGRREIEADTELGRVFMQSLLREQRRLALGILTVLGLTVGALPLAFHLVPGLAQVRVGPVPLSWLLLGFLVYPWLLLLGWIYVRRSEANERDFASLVEEVDR is encoded by the coding sequence GTGAACGACGTCCCCCGGGTCCGGGTGACCGGCCCGCCACGCAAGAGGGCGGCCACCACACGGCGGTCGGGGCGGCGCGAGATCGAGGCCGACACCGAGCTCGGCCGGGTCTTCATGCAGTCGCTGCTGCGCGAGCAGAGACGGCTCGCCCTGGGCATCCTGACCGTCCTCGGCCTCACCGTCGGCGCGCTCCCCCTGGCCTTTCACCTGGTTCCCGGCCTGGCCCAGGTCCGGGTCGGGCCGGTGCCGCTGTCGTGGCTGCTGCTCGGCTTCCTGGTCTATCCCTGGCTGCTGCTCCTGGGCTGGATCTACGTCCGCCGCTCGGAGGCCAACGAGCGGGACTTCGCATCCCTCGTCGAGGAGGTCGACCGGTGA
- a CDS encoding cation acetate symporter, translated as MTVPLVVDASIVPGVVAVVTVTVATLAIGTWGLRFSRTTSDFFVASRTVRPGLNASAIGGEYLSAASFLGVAGLVLTFGADMLWYPVGWTAGYLVLMVLVAAPLRRSGAYTLPDFAEARLASRGVRSVSSVLVVGIGWLYLLPQFQGAGLTLQAAIDAPQWVGPLVVGIVVLVNVGSGGMRSITFVQAFQYWLKLTALLLPACVLLAVWAGDGAPNPTTVGPGAGADFWSLPLGEGGAQGLYVTYSLIVATFLGTMGLPHVVVRFYTNPDGRAARRTTLIVLALLGLFYLLPPVYAALGRIYAADLAVSGSDVLVLELPRLMVGGLLGELLTALVTAGAFAAFLSTSSGLSIAVAGVLSQDVTGRRFGRHRLPGVTAFRVAAVISVVVPALVSVAAADVGVARTVGLAFAVAASTFCPLLLLGIWWRGLTAPGAIAGLVVGGLGSGMAVGWTLASSSTTGWVAVLLGQPAAWSVPSAMLTMVVVSRLTRDQVPAHAGRFMVRLHTPESVDLDRGLGR; from the coding sequence GTGACCGTGCCCCTCGTGGTCGACGCCAGCATCGTCCCGGGGGTCGTCGCCGTCGTGACGGTGACGGTGGCGACGCTCGCGATCGGCACCTGGGGCCTGCGATTCTCGCGCACCACCAGCGACTTCTTCGTCGCCTCGCGGACGGTCCGGCCGGGTCTCAACGCCAGCGCGATCGGCGGCGAATATCTTTCGGCCGCCTCCTTCCTCGGCGTCGCCGGCCTCGTGCTGACCTTCGGCGCCGACATGCTCTGGTACCCCGTCGGCTGGACGGCGGGCTACCTCGTCCTGATGGTGCTCGTCGCTGCCCCCCTCCGCCGCAGCGGCGCCTACACGCTGCCCGACTTCGCGGAGGCCAGGCTCGCGTCGCGAGGTGTCCGGTCTGTGAGCTCGGTGCTGGTGGTCGGCATCGGCTGGCTCTATCTCCTGCCGCAGTTCCAGGGCGCGGGGCTGACGCTGCAGGCGGCGATCGACGCGCCGCAGTGGGTGGGGCCGCTGGTCGTGGGCATCGTCGTGCTGGTCAACGTCGGCTCCGGCGGCATGCGGAGCATCACCTTCGTGCAGGCTTTCCAGTACTGGCTCAAGCTCACCGCGCTGCTCCTCCCTGCCTGCGTGCTGCTCGCCGTCTGGGCGGGTGACGGAGCGCCCAACCCGACCACCGTCGGGCCCGGCGCGGGTGCCGACTTCTGGTCGCTGCCGCTCGGGGAGGGCGGCGCGCAGGGCCTCTACGTCACCTACTCGCTGATCGTCGCGACCTTCCTCGGCACCATGGGCCTGCCCCATGTTGTCGTGCGCTTCTACACCAACCCAGACGGCCGCGCCGCGCGACGGACCACCCTCATCGTCCTGGCGCTGCTCGGTCTCTTCTACCTGCTCCCCCCGGTGTATGCCGCCCTCGGCCGCATCTACGCCGCCGACCTGGCCGTCAGCGGCTCCGACGTGCTGGTGCTCGAGCTGCCGCGCTTGATGGTCGGCGGGCTGCTCGGCGAGCTCCTGACCGCGCTCGTCACCGCCGGCGCCTTCGCCGCCTTCCTGTCGACCTCGTCTGGCCTGTCGATCGCCGTCGCGGGAGTGCTCTCCCAGGACGTGACCGGACGCCGCTTCGGTCGCCACCGGCTCCCCGGCGTCACCGCCTTCCGCGTCGCGGCAGTCATATCGGTGGTGGTCCCCGCCCTCGTCTCGGTCGCGGCCGCCGACGTGGGCGTCGCGCGGACGGTCGGGCTCGCCTTCGCCGTCGCCGCCTCCACGTTCTGCCCGCTGCTGCTCCTCGGCATCTGGTGGCGTGGCCTCACCGCACCCGGTGCGATCGCCGGCCTCGTCGTCGGCGGTTTGGGATCCGGTATGGCGGTGGGCTGGACCCTCGCCAGCTCGTCGACGACCGGGTGGGTGGCCGTGCTGCTGGGTCAGCCGGCTGCCTGGAGTGTCCCGTCCGCCATGCTCACGATGGTGGTCGTGAGTCGGTTGACGCGTGATCAGGTTCCGGCGCATGCCGGGCGCTTCATGGTCCGGCTGCACACGCCCGAGTCTGTTGATCTCGACCGTGGGCTGGGGCGGTGA
- a CDS encoding IS110 family transposase, which translates to MGRASEEQVKNTSTTRVVIGMDPHKRSVTIEVMAADETVLGGGRYATDQGGFAEMRRYVSQFPDHIWAIEGCNGIGHHVAVRLLAAGEEVVDVPPKLAARTRVFATGQGRKTDATDAHSVALVGTRMAGLRPVVDDEQLAVLRLLVDRRRSLGDEHTRKTSQLHQLLLELVPGGAKKDLSAAQAKALLAKARPRDVVGKTRRRVAAELVADLERIYARKKAANKELTELVKATGTTLLDLHGIGPSGAAQLLVEVGDITRFPDRDHFASWNGTAPIDASSGDQVRHRLSRAGNRQINRVVHIMATVQLRNATEGRAYYDRRKAEGKTSMEAMRALKRRLSNIVYKTMLDDTVAHTATGSRTGPGGQRGNDSDSSAAGSQPQTNSSDKPLPGPATTDPRTPLPTAS; encoded by the coding sequence ATGGGACGAGCATCGGAGGAGCAAGTGAAGAACACATCTACTACCCGCGTGGTGATCGGGATGGACCCGCACAAGAGGTCGGTCACGATCGAGGTGATGGCTGCCGACGAGACCGTCCTCGGCGGCGGCCGGTACGCCACCGATCAGGGCGGTTTCGCCGAGATGAGGCGCTATGTCAGCCAGTTCCCGGACCACATCTGGGCGATCGAGGGCTGCAATGGGATCGGTCACCACGTGGCGGTCCGACTCCTCGCCGCGGGCGAGGAAGTCGTCGACGTCCCACCGAAGCTGGCAGCACGCACGCGAGTCTTCGCCACCGGCCAAGGACGCAAGACCGACGCCACTGACGCCCACTCGGTTGCGCTGGTCGGGACCCGAATGGCCGGGCTACGACCCGTGGTGGACGACGAGCAGCTCGCGGTCCTACGACTCCTGGTAGATCGCCGCCGCTCGCTGGGCGACGAGCACACCCGTAAGACTTCCCAGCTGCACCAGCTGCTGCTCGAGCTGGTCCCGGGAGGTGCGAAGAAAGACTTGTCCGCCGCCCAGGCCAAGGCGCTGCTGGCCAAGGCTCGCCCACGAGACGTCGTGGGCAAGACCCGTCGCCGGGTCGCCGCCGAGCTGGTCGCAGACCTGGAACGGATCTACGCGCGGAAGAAGGCGGCGAACAAAGAACTGACTGAGTTGGTCAAGGCCACCGGCACCACCTTGCTGGACCTGCACGGCATCGGACCCTCTGGGGCAGCCCAGTTGCTGGTCGAGGTCGGCGACATCACCCGCTTCCCTGACCGTGACCACTTCGCCTCATGGAACGGCACCGCACCGATCGACGCGTCCTCGGGCGACCAGGTCCGCCATCGGCTGTCGCGTGCCGGGAACCGGCAGATCAACCGGGTCGTGCACATCATGGCGACTGTCCAACTACGCAACGCAACCGAGGGCCGGGCCTACTACGACCGCCGCAAAGCCGAGGGCAAGACGTCGATGGAAGCGATGCGTGCGCTGAAACGGCGACTGTCGAACATCGTCTACAAGACCATGCTCGACGACACGGTCGCCCACACCGCTACTGGTTCGAGGACGGGCCCGGGAGGGCAACGGGGCAACGACTCTGACTCCAGCGCGGCCGGCTCACAGCCCCAGACCAACTCTTCGGACAAGCCACTTCCCGGACCCGCCACCACAGATCCTAGGACCCCACTACCGACAGCTTCTTGA
- a CDS encoding fused MFS/spermidine synthase yields MKDADPGSGAPAPVALLGPRAASALVFGSSAAVLVVELVALRLLAPYLGLTLETSTLVIGLALTAIAMGSWWGGWLADVRPAQRLIGPLLMVSGVAVALTPFVVRASAEAADGSLLVLALGLSLFVPGALLAAVTPAVTKLRLSSLAETGTVVGRLSGIGTAGAVFGTVVTGFVLISRVPVTAIMVGLGLGLVLAALAVEARLRVVRVATGLALALVAAGAVGGTVGPGGCDAETTYHCVEVETDPDRSSGRTLVLDGLRHSYVDLDDPTYLDFVYVQAIASALDTAFAPSEVLEAYHLGAGALTVPRYLEAVRPGTRSLVSEIDGGVVRAGAEWLGATGGDRIDVRVEDGRVGLSRLPGASRDLVVGDAFGGVSAPWHLATHEAVSEVDRVLRDDGVYAANLIDHGALAFARAEVATLGAVFDHVALAADVGTIERTADAGGNLVALASDQALDTAAWQASLDERGTGWRVITGADLVEWVDGARVLTDDYAPVDQLLTPYPTQSQAAPLEDEGDDGGSLLAQLARHDRGRP; encoded by the coding sequence ATGAAGGACGCTGATCCCGGATCCGGTGCTCCGGCCCCCGTCGCCCTGCTCGGACCCCGGGCAGCGTCGGCCCTGGTCTTCGGCTCCTCCGCTGCCGTCCTCGTGGTCGAGCTGGTGGCGCTGCGGTTGCTGGCGCCATACCTCGGCCTGACCCTCGAGACCAGCACGCTGGTGATCGGGCTGGCCCTGACGGCGATCGCGATGGGTTCCTGGTGGGGTGGCTGGCTCGCGGACGTGCGGCCGGCGCAACGCCTCATCGGACCGCTATTGATGGTGTCGGGCGTGGCCGTGGCGCTCACCCCGTTCGTGGTGCGGGCTTCGGCCGAGGCCGCGGACGGCTCGTTGCTGGTGCTGGCCCTCGGCCTGTCGCTCTTCGTCCCCGGCGCGCTGCTCGCCGCTGTCACGCCGGCGGTGACCAAGTTGCGCCTCTCCAGCCTTGCCGAGACCGGTACGGTCGTCGGTCGCCTGTCGGGGATCGGCACGGCGGGCGCGGTGTTCGGCACCGTCGTCACGGGGTTCGTGCTGATCTCGCGGGTGCCGGTCACCGCGATCATGGTCGGACTCGGGTTGGGTCTCGTGCTGGCTGCGCTGGCGGTCGAGGCTCGGCTGCGGGTGGTGCGCGTTGCCACCGGTCTCGCGCTGGCGCTCGTCGCAGCCGGAGCGGTCGGCGGCACGGTTGGACCAGGTGGCTGCGACGCCGAGACGACCTATCACTGCGTCGAGGTCGAGACGGACCCGGACCGGTCGTCCGGACGCACGCTGGTGCTGGACGGTCTACGGCACTCCTACGTCGACCTCGACGACCCGACCTACCTCGACTTCGTCTACGTCCAGGCGATTGCGTCAGCACTCGACACGGCCTTCGCGCCGAGCGAGGTCCTGGAGGCCTACCACCTCGGTGCCGGTGCCCTCACCGTGCCGCGCTATCTGGAGGCCGTCCGACCAGGCACCCGCAGCCTCGTCTCGGAGATCGACGGCGGGGTCGTGCGGGCTGGTGCTGAGTGGCTCGGCGCCACGGGCGGCGACAGGATCGACGTCCGGGTCGAGGACGGACGCGTCGGTCTGTCACGACTGCCCGGAGCCAGTCGCGACCTCGTGGTGGGCGACGCGTTCGGCGGCGTGAGCGCGCCGTGGCACCTGGCGACGCATGAAGCCGTGAGCGAGGTCGACCGCGTGCTGCGCGATGACGGGGTGTACGCCGCCAACCTCATCGACCACGGTGCGCTGGCGTTCGCGCGCGCCGAGGTCGCGACCTTGGGAGCGGTCTTCGACCATGTGGCGCTCGCGGCCGATGTCGGCACGATTGAGCGAACCGCAGACGCGGGCGGCAACCTGGTGGCGCTTGCCTCCGACCAGGCGCTCGACACCGCGGCCTGGCAGGCGAGCCTGGACGAGCGAGGGACCGGCTGGCGCGTCATCACGGGGGCTGACCTGGTCGAGTGGGTCGACGGTGCGCGTGTGCTCACCGACGACTACGCGCCAGTCGACCAGCTGTTGACGCCCTATCCGACCCAGTCTCAGGCCGCTCCCCTGGAGGACGAGGGAGACGATGGTGGCAGCCTGCTTGCGCAGCTCGCCCGGCACGATCGTGGTCGGCCTTGA
- a CDS encoding DUF1294 domain-containing protein, whose translation MTSDDSVGRQQGVLADWNDDRGFGFISPASGGPRVFVHVSAFPRSRRPVTGCEVSYAELRDERNRARASDVKYLGAVSSRHAGASGLPLALLASTLFFAILVGLLVLDELPLTLLAAYGLFSAVAFLVYGADKAAAEQGRWRTSESTLHTIALMGGWPGALVARRVFRHKTTKQPFRTIFWLTVIANCVALAWFVHDAPLALP comes from the coding sequence GTGACTTCTGACGACTCCGTCGGGCGCCAGCAGGGGGTCCTGGCGGATTGGAACGACGACCGGGGCTTCGGCTTCATCTCGCCCGCTTCTGGAGGCCCGCGTGTGTTCGTGCACGTGAGCGCGTTCCCTCGTTCTCGGCGACCCGTCACCGGGTGCGAGGTCTCCTACGCCGAGCTTCGAGACGAGCGCAACCGAGCGCGTGCCTCGGATGTGAAGTACCTGGGCGCTGTCTCCAGCAGGCATGCAGGCGCAAGCGGGCTGCCCCTCGCGCTCTTGGCCTCGACGCTGTTCTTCGCCATCCTGGTGGGTCTCCTCGTCCTGGACGAGCTGCCGCTCACGCTGTTGGCTGCATACGGCCTGTTCAGCGCAGTCGCGTTCCTGGTCTACGGGGCCGACAAGGCCGCAGCGGAACAGGGCAGGTGGCGAACCTCGGAGTCCACCCTCCACACGATCGCCCTCATGGGGGGTTGGCCAGGTGCGCTGGTCGCGCGCAGGGTCTTCCGGCACAAGACGACCAAGCAACCCTTCCGCACCATCTTCTGGCTCACGGTCATCGCGAACTGCGTGGCGCTCGCATGGTTTGTGCACGACGCGCCTTTGGCGCTGCCCTGA
- a CDS encoding cupin domain-containing protein: MRHHRILTPAAVLTLALVVALPTVWATPGSGVLAEPLVTSNVPDGLDAKSRTDGWKARLDIKGSTDVRTVKYTVAPGGTFGWHSHPGPTIVVIKQGTLTYLDSETCESTHYPPGTAFVDDGNHTHNAFNHGAVELVFYATHLMPAGMPTRIDEPAADC, encoded by the coding sequence ATGCGACACCATCGAATCCTGACGCCCGCGGCAGTCCTCACGCTCGCCCTCGTCGTCGCCCTCCCGACCGTCTGGGCGACGCCCGGCAGCGGCGTGCTGGCGGAGCCACTCGTCACCTCCAACGTCCCCGACGGTCTCGACGCCAAGTCGAGGACCGACGGCTGGAAGGCCCGCCTCGACATCAAGGGCAGCACCGACGTGCGGACCGTGAAGTACACGGTCGCTCCGGGCGGCACGTTCGGCTGGCACTCCCACCCCGGCCCGACGATCGTCGTCATCAAGCAGGGCACCCTGACATACCTGGACAGCGAGACGTGCGAGTCGACGCACTACCCGCCCGGCACGGCCTTTGTCGACGATGGCAACCACACGCACAACGCGTTCAACCACGGCGCCGTCGAGCTGGTCTTCTACGCCACCCACCTGATGCCGGCGGGCATGCCGACCCGCATCGACGAGCCAGCCGCCGACTGTTGA